One part of the Haemophilus parainfluenzae genome encodes these proteins:
- a CDS encoding polysaccharide biosynthesis protein, with translation MSNKTIAKNTLFLYIRMLFNMGAMLYISRVILQVLGVEDFGIYNIVMGVVVLFSFFNGTMTATTQRFINVEKASNDIQRVNKVFNISILNHLLIIFIVFVLAETVGLWFLNHKLVIPAERLQAANIVYQLALIIALVEIIKVPFNAMIVAHEKMGFYAWLGLGETILKLTSVFILSHITHYDKLITYGGLLLSVSLIVLSLYVLFTKYYFKEAARFRLYKDLSKTKEMVSFSGWMLMGQVAYVGSTQGLNMVSNLFFGVAVNAAVAIATQVEGAVYSFVNNFQMAANPQLVQSYAAKDYDRNRQLILGISKYSLYLMAILSAPVLYFTHTLLTFWLGDHLPQYTEQLVQAIIACLLISAMAGAFWMSALAIGTSIVKQYNIIVALIDLCTVPLAYYLFTLGYNPVFAFVGKFSTMVISQIYRLYFINKKIKFNQKEFVSYLVNVGVVFGLLLSIIYISDTTRSYSLLEFIGQSIILEMVLICVILIFGLNTAEKNFLFSYLKKRVKK, from the coding sequence ATGTCAAATAAAACCATTGCTAAAAATACGCTATTTCTTTACATCCGAATGCTTTTCAACATGGGAGCGATGCTGTATATCTCTCGTGTGATATTGCAGGTTTTGGGTGTAGAAGATTTTGGTATCTATAACATTGTGATGGGTGTCGTGGTCTTATTTTCCTTTTTTAATGGCACAATGACCGCCACCACTCAGCGTTTTATTAACGTAGAAAAAGCCTCGAATGACATCCAACGTGTCAATAAAGTCTTTAATATTAGTATCTTAAATCACCTACTCATTATTTTTATCGTATTCGTGTTAGCTGAAACCGTAGGTTTATGGTTTTTAAATCACAAATTGGTGATCCCCGCTGAACGCTTGCAAGCCGCAAATATCGTTTACCAATTGGCATTAATTATTGCCCTTGTTGAAATTATCAAAGTGCCATTTAATGCCATGATTGTTGCACACGAAAAAATGGGATTCTATGCGTGGTTGGGATTAGGTGAAACCATCTTAAAACTAACCTCTGTCTTTATCTTAAGTCATATCACACATTACGATAAGTTGATTACTTATGGCGGCTTATTGCTTTCAGTCAGCTTAATTGTGCTCTCTCTTTATGTGTTATTCACTAAATATTATTTCAAAGAGGCCGCACGTTTCCGCTTATATAAAGATTTAAGCAAAACCAAAGAAATGGTGAGTTTTTCCGGTTGGATGCTTATGGGGCAAGTCGCTTATGTGGGTTCAACACAAGGCTTGAATATGGTGTCTAACTTATTCTTTGGTGTCGCAGTCAACGCCGCTGTCGCTATTGCGACTCAGGTAGAAGGTGCCGTTTACAGCTTTGTAAATAATTTCCAAATGGCAGCTAATCCACAGTTGGTTCAGTCTTATGCAGCAAAAGATTATGATCGCAATCGCCAATTAATTCTTGGTATTTCAAAATATTCACTTTATTTAATGGCGATTCTCTCGGCACCTGTATTGTATTTCACCCATACCTTACTGACATTTTGGCTAGGCGATCATCTTCCGCAATATACTGAACAACTTGTACAAGCTATTATTGCTTGCTTACTAATCAGTGCAATGGCTGGCGCATTTTGGATGAGCGCATTAGCCATTGGCACATCCATCGTAAAACAATACAATATCATCGTGGCGTTAATTGATCTTTGTACGGTACCATTGGCTTATTATTTGTTCACACTAGGTTATAATCCAGTATTTGCCTTTGTGGGTAAATTTAGTACGATGGTCATCTCACAAATCTATCGATTATATTTTATTAATAAAAAAATTAAATTTAACCAAAAAGAATTTGTCTCATATTTAGTGAATGTCGGCGTGGTGTTTGGCCTGCTATTAAGTATCATCTATATATCAGATACCACCCGCAGTTATTCTTTATTGGAATTTATTGGACAATCCATCATCTTAGAAATGGTATTAATCTGTGTCATCTTAATCTTCGGATTAAACACAGCAGAAAAAAATTTCTTGTTTAGCTATTTAAAGAAAAGAGTAAAAAAATGA
- a CDS encoding polysaccharide pyruvyl transferase family protein, which translates to MNQLLIDLKNKLNPIVELIKDKNDVFYFDYPLHLNVGDLLIYHGTEQFFKDHHINVTLKRCEYDLDLEEVKAKITPNTTILLHGGGNFGDLYPQHQKIREEMVTHFPNNRIIVLPQTAYFKHEENLQKSAALFRNHGDCHLLARDERTANLFAQFSDHVYLSPDMAHQLYGTMETKQGTTGEQLYFLRKDIEASDVEKNILAQLPANSNVKDWEDILSTEDDVVLALSWRMSKMANKFGLGWLKDLCHQFWYAYTQRIVKRVAQVFLANDKVTTTRLHGHIFSCLLEIPNRVCDNSYGKNSSYAKLWTKALDFVELDK; encoded by the coding sequence ATGAATCAACTTCTTATTGATTTAAAAAACAAACTGAATCCTATTGTCGAACTGATCAAAGATAAAAACGACGTATTTTATTTCGACTACCCGCTTCATTTGAACGTGGGCGATTTATTGATTTATCACGGAACCGAGCAATTTTTTAAAGATCACCACATTAATGTGACCTTAAAACGCTGTGAATACGATTTAGATCTTGAAGAAGTCAAAGCAAAAATCACACCGAACACCACCATCCTTTTACATGGTGGCGGCAACTTTGGCGATCTTTATCCACAGCATCAAAAGATCCGTGAAGAAATGGTAACGCATTTCCCAAATAATCGTATTATTGTGCTTCCACAAACTGCTTATTTTAAGCACGAAGAAAATCTGCAAAAATCAGCCGCACTTTTCCGTAACCACGGTGATTGCCATTTACTGGCTCGTGACGAAAGAACAGCGAATTTATTTGCACAATTTTCTGATCATGTTTATTTATCACCCGATATGGCGCATCAGCTCTATGGCACGATGGAAACCAAGCAAGGCACAACCGGTGAACAACTTTATTTCTTGCGTAAAGACATTGAAGCAAGTGATGTAGAAAAAAATATCTTAGCGCAACTGCCCGCTAACAGTAATGTAAAAGACTGGGAAGACATTCTTTCAACCGAAGATGATGTTGTTTTAGCATTAAGCTGGCGAATGAGTAAAATGGCGAACAAATTTGGCTTAGGTTGGTTGAAAGATCTTTGCCATCAATTCTGGTATGCCTATACTCAACGCATTGTAAAACGTGTTGCGCAAGTATTCTTAGCAAACGACAAAGTGACCACGACTCGCTTGCATGGCCATATTTTCTCTTGCCTATTAGAAATCCCAAATCGTGTTTGCGATAACTCTTATGGTAAAAATAGCAGCTATGCAAAATTGTGGACCAAAGCGTTGGATTTTGTTGAATTGGATAAATGA
- the zevB gene encoding zinc transporter permease subunit ZevB, producing MKLKLTALFIGLLAVIFALLPWLFVQVADWQKAFNQLISENLHQIQAHSSTAGLWLIFAAFSYGVLHALGPGHGKFIIASYLSTHESQLKTSVRLSLLSSLMQGFVAVAATSIVVVILNLSSKYFKLSQLWLERSALILLLLLGLYWMAQGLKGLKKKQSFRITSIQSLPKQIGAASPFRYEPGKASQAQCSCGHQHLPNHQQLKQSGDLKSQLLVILTIGMRPCSGAIFVLFLAYMLDLYWWGILATFAMSLGTGLMLSLFAALVRYARNVATRLGHWYGLAGSNQKGEAMIKCIAGVMMIFFALSLLYGTMGAVTGGAALFGG from the coding sequence ATGAAGTTAAAACTGACCGCACTTTTTATCGGCTTATTGGCGGTTATTTTCGCCTTGTTACCTTGGCTTTTTGTGCAAGTAGCCGATTGGCAAAAAGCCTTTAATCAGCTGATTTCTGAAAATCTGCACCAAATTCAAGCACATTCATCTACTGCAGGATTGTGGTTAATTTTTGCCGCCTTTTCTTATGGTGTATTACATGCATTAGGCCCTGGGCATGGGAAATTTATTATCGCTAGTTATCTTTCCACTCACGAAAGCCAACTTAAAACCAGCGTACGCTTAAGTTTGCTTTCCTCTCTCATGCAAGGTTTTGTCGCAGTCGCAGCAACCTCTATTGTGGTGGTGATACTTAATCTTTCCTCAAAATATTTTAAACTTAGTCAGCTATGGCTGGAGCGTAGCGCTCTGATTTTATTATTGTTGTTAGGGCTTTATTGGATGGCTCAAGGTTTGAAAGGCTTGAAGAAAAAACAATCTTTTCGTATCACATCGATTCAATCATTGCCAAAACAGATTGGAGCAGCTTCGCCATTTAGATATGAGCCAGGAAAAGCAAGCCAAGCGCAATGTAGTTGTGGACATCAACATCTACCCAATCATCAACAGCTTAAGCAATCGGGTGATTTAAAATCTCAACTCTTAGTGATTTTAACTATTGGTATGCGACCGTGTAGTGGCGCCATTTTTGTGCTTTTTCTCGCTTATATGCTGGATCTTTATTGGTGGGGAATTTTAGCCACGTTTGCCATGTCTTTGGGGACAGGATTAATGCTTTCGCTTTTTGCAGCGTTAGTACGCTATGCGAGAAATGTCGCGACTCGCTTAGGCCATTGGTATGGTTTAGCGGGTTCTAATCAAAAAGGCGAAGCCATGATCAAATGTATTGCGGGCGTAATGATGATCTTTTTTGCACTAAGCTTGTTATATGGCACGATGGGGGCTGTAACAGGTGGCGCAGCCTTATTTGGTGGATAA
- the zevA gene encoding zinc transporter binding subunit ZevA, giving the protein MFKKLLFGLSLISPFSVFAHPHAFIDMQTKPLVKDNQLIGFSTQWLLDEASSSAVLYDVMQTKGDKAAKQKLIDEVMANVVNEHYFSYVFDKENHKIKYKKQPENYGMRVKGNEVEYYFDFLLAQPQPLQNNEFTLMTYDRTYYVAMRYVETGKRAVDFSALPANCKGEVLEANVDEKIKSYASSLDKSQKNEDDSLGVLFAQKVKIKCE; this is encoded by the coding sequence ATGTTTAAAAAATTACTCTTTGGATTATCACTAATTTCTCCTTTTTCAGTTTTTGCTCATCCTCACGCCTTTATTGATATGCAAACCAAACCCTTAGTGAAAGATAATCAACTTATTGGTTTTTCAACCCAATGGCTACTGGATGAAGCTAGCTCTTCAGCCGTATTGTATGATGTGATGCAGACGAAAGGGGATAAAGCAGCTAAACAAAAACTCATTGATGAAGTGATGGCAAATGTTGTAAATGAGCATTACTTTAGTTATGTCTTTGACAAAGAAAATCATAAAATTAAATATAAAAAACAGCCTGAAAATTATGGCATGCGTGTTAAAGGGAATGAGGTGGAATATTATTTTGATTTTCTTTTGGCACAACCACAGCCTTTGCAAAATAATGAATTTACGCTGATGACTTATGACCGAACCTATTATGTGGCAATGCGTTATGTAGAAACAGGAAAAAGAGCGGTTGATTTTTCAGCACTTCCTGCAAACTGCAAAGGGGAAGTGCTCGAAGCTAATGTGGATGAAAAAATTAAATCCTACGCTTCATCATTGGATAAATCTCAAAAAAATGAAGATGACTCTCTTGGTGTATTGTTTGCACAGAAAGTAAAAATTAAATGTGAATAA
- the ettA gene encoding energy-dependent translational throttle protein EttA: MSTQFVYTMHRVGKVVPPKRHILKDISLSFFPGAKIGVLGLNGAGKSTLLRIMAGVDKEFEGEARPQPGIKIGYLPQEPKLDPQQTVREVVEEAVSEVKNALTRLDEVYALYADPDADFDKLAAEQANLEAIIQAHDGHNLDNQLERAADALRLPDWDAKIEHLSGGERRRVALCRLLLEKPDMLLLDEPTNHLDAESVAWLERFLHDYEGTVVAITHDRYFLDNVAGWILELDRGEGIPWEGNYSSWLEQKEKRLEQEQATENARQKSIAKELEWVRQNPKGRQAKSKARMARFDELNSGEYQKRNETNELFIPPGPRLGDKVIEVEHLTKSYGDRTLIDDLSFSIPKGAIVGIIGANGAGKSTLFRMLSGQEQPDSGSITMGETVVLASVDQFRDSMDDKKTVWEEVSNGQDILTIGNFEIPSRAYVGRFNFKGVDQQKRVGELSGGERGRLHLAKLLQRGGNVLLLDEPTNDLDVETLRALENAILEFPGCAMVISHDRWFLDRIATHILDYGDEGKVTFYEGNFSDYEEWKKKTLGEAATQPHRIKYKRIAK, encoded by the coding sequence ATGTCAACGCAATTTGTATATACGATGCATCGTGTCGGCAAAGTCGTGCCACCGAAGCGTCATATTTTGAAAGATATTTCTTTAAGCTTTTTCCCTGGTGCAAAAATCGGGGTACTGGGCTTAAATGGTGCAGGTAAATCAACCCTTTTACGCATTATGGCGGGCGTGGATAAAGAGTTCGAAGGTGAAGCTCGTCCACAACCGGGTATTAAGATTGGTTATCTTCCACAAGAACCAAAACTTGATCCGCAACAAACTGTACGCGAAGTAGTAGAAGAAGCGGTTTCTGAAGTAAAAAATGCACTGACCCGTTTAGATGAAGTCTATGCACTTTATGCCGATCCTGATGCAGATTTCGATAAGTTAGCCGCTGAGCAAGCCAACCTTGAAGCGATTATTCAAGCGCATGATGGACATAATTTAGATAACCAGTTAGAACGTGCCGCAGATGCATTACGTTTACCGGATTGGGATGCAAAAATTGAGCATTTATCCGGAGGGGAACGTCGTCGTGTCGCACTTTGTCGCTTATTACTCGAAAAACCAGACATGCTCTTATTAGACGAGCCAACTAACCACTTAGATGCGGAATCTGTAGCATGGTTAGAGCGTTTCTTACATGACTACGAAGGTACCGTTGTGGCGATTACCCACGACCGTTACTTCTTAGATAATGTAGCAGGTTGGATCTTAGAGCTTGACCGTGGTGAAGGTATTCCTTGGGAGGGCAACTACTCTTCTTGGTTAGAGCAAAAAGAGAAACGTTTAGAACAAGAACAAGCCACTGAAAACGCACGTCAAAAATCGATTGCAAAAGAATTAGAGTGGGTTCGTCAAAATCCTAAAGGCCGTCAAGCGAAAAGCAAAGCGCGTATGGCGCGTTTTGATGAGTTGAACTCTGGCGAATACCAAAAACGTAACGAGACTAACGAACTCTTTATCCCACCTGGTCCACGTTTAGGTGATAAAGTGATTGAGGTAGAACATCTCACTAAATCCTACGGCGATCGCACTTTAATTGATGATTTATCATTCAGCATTCCAAAAGGTGCTATTGTGGGTATTATTGGGGCGAATGGTGCGGGTAAATCGACCCTATTCCGTATGCTTTCAGGTCAAGAACAACCAGATAGCGGCTCAATTACAATGGGTGAAACGGTAGTACTTGCCTCTGTCGATCAGTTCCGTGATTCAATGGATGATAAGAAAACCGTATGGGAAGAAGTGTCTAACGGACAAGATATTCTCACGATTGGTAACTTTGAAATTCCAAGCCGTGCGTATGTTGGACGCTTCAACTTCAAAGGCGTAGATCAACAAAAACGTGTGGGCGAATTATCGGGCGGTGAGCGTGGTCGTTTACACTTGGCTAAACTTCTACAGCGTGGTGGTAACGTACTGTTATTGGACGAACCAACCAATGACTTAGACGTTGAAACCTTACGTGCGTTAGAAAATGCGATCTTAGAATTCCCTGGTTGTGCCATGGTGATTTCCCATGACCGTTGGTTCTTAGACCGTATTGCAACGCATATTTTAGATTACGGTGATGAAGGTAAAGTGACGTTCTACGAAGGTAACTTCTCAGACTACGAAGAGTGGAAAAAGAAAACCTTAGGTGAAGCCGCAACACAACCACATCGTATTAAATATAAGCGTATTGCAAAATAA
- a CDS encoding ABC transporter ATP-binding protein/permease, producing MNWQTELNSSLSWILTALFWVIVCFSVTIVALKQTPFGQKFWHIASPSINRRNSIKIIVMLLVLFTMILLEVRFSVLNSFFYNGLYSSMQELDADKFWFFAKLNALLVLVQVIHSIADYFLQQVFEIRWLESLNKALVKRWLENKKYYRLKYEKDLPDNIDQRIEQDAREFISSTVKIVRGMINSILTTIEFTIILWSLSGVLSLFGLNIEKGVVFFIYAFIILATLMSVWIGHPLIKLNFNKEKLNGDYRYSLIRVRDNAESIAFYQGEQQEQHLLKNKFAEIIHNRWAIVLRMLGLDGFNGSVTRVAKLLPLMLQAPRFFTGQIKLGDMHQTVQAFNRLMTALSFFRLFYEEFTLYQARLNRLYGFMTKLDELDHSEVHQPMKCSNRVALSNFGIKDEQGRLLLNNLNIELKNGDALLIQGPSGTGKTSLLKAMAGIYPFETVGLVEHPCVTSLFLPQRPYMPQGTLREAICYPDIDPYHPELEKTLADCCLDKYLHSLDIDNDWQAILSPGELQRVAFIRILLTKPEVIFLDETTSALDEPTEYLLYKTIKERLPNMIILSVGHRGTLHQFHNKQLDLAVCIV from the coding sequence ATGAATTGGCAAACTGAACTTAACTCAAGTTTAAGCTGGATTTTGACCGCACTTTTCTGGGTGATTGTGTGCTTTAGCGTAACGATAGTCGCACTCAAACAAACCCCATTCGGTCAGAAGTTTTGGCATATTGCATCCCCTTCGATTAATCGCCGTAACAGCATCAAAATCATCGTTATGCTACTGGTGTTATTTACCATGATTTTGTTAGAAGTGCGCTTCAGCGTACTCAACTCTTTTTTCTATAATGGGCTTTATAGCTCAATGCAGGAATTAGATGCGGATAAGTTTTGGTTCTTTGCAAAACTGAATGCCCTTTTAGTATTGGTACAAGTTATCCACTCCATCGCCGATTATTTCTTGCAACAAGTATTTGAAATCCGTTGGTTGGAAAGCTTGAATAAAGCCCTTGTTAAACGATGGTTAGAAAATAAAAAATACTATCGCCTCAAATACGAAAAAGATTTGCCCGATAATATCGATCAACGTATTGAACAAGATGCACGTGAATTTATCAGTAGCACCGTCAAAATTGTGCGGGGCATGATTAATTCAATTCTGACTACCATTGAATTCACCATCATTCTTTGGTCACTGTCTGGGGTGTTGAGTCTTTTCGGCTTGAATATCGAAAAAGGTGTTGTTTTCTTTATTTATGCCTTTATTATCCTCGCAACATTAATGTCCGTTTGGATTGGCCACCCTTTAATCAAGCTGAACTTCAATAAAGAAAAACTCAATGGTGACTACCGTTATTCTTTAATTCGAGTGCGAGATAATGCGGAAAGTATCGCGTTCTATCAAGGTGAACAGCAAGAACAGCATTTACTGAAAAATAAATTTGCCGAAATCATTCATAACCGTTGGGCAATTGTATTGAGAATGCTGGGGTTAGACGGATTTAATGGAAGTGTCACGCGCGTTGCAAAACTCTTACCGTTAATGCTGCAAGCGCCTCGTTTTTTTACTGGACAAATCAAGCTGGGCGATATGCACCAAACTGTGCAAGCATTTAACCGATTAATGACCGCCCTTTCCTTCTTCCGTTTGTTCTATGAAGAATTTACACTCTACCAAGCGCGTTTAAATCGTCTTTATGGTTTTATGACTAAGTTGGATGAATTAGATCATTCAGAGGTTCATCAACCCATGAAATGTTCTAACCGTGTTGCATTGTCAAACTTTGGTATTAAAGATGAGCAAGGTAGATTGTTGCTTAATAACTTAAATATTGAATTAAAAAATGGTGATGCTTTATTAATTCAAGGTCCATCTGGCACGGGGAAAACATCTCTATTAAAAGCAATGGCTGGAATTTATCCTTTTGAGACAGTCGGCTTAGTAGAACACCCTTGCGTGACTAGTTTGTTCCTACCACAACGTCCTTATATGCCACAAGGCACGTTACGTGAAGCGATTTGCTATCCAGATATTGATCCTTATCATCCTGAATTGGAAAAAACACTCGCAGATTGCTGTTTGGATAAATATCTTCATAGTCTTGATATAGATAACGATTGGCAAGCTATTTTGTCACCGGGTGAATTACAGCGTGTGGCATTTATTCGGATTTTACTGACTAAGCCTGAAGTGATCTTTTTAGATGAAACCACATCAGCACTTGATGAGCCAACAGAGTATCTCCTTTATAAAACGATTAAAGAGCGCTTACCGAATATGATCATTCTAAGTGTGGGCCATCGTGGTACATTACATCAATTCCATAATAAACAGCTAGATTTAGCGGTGTGTATTGTGTAA
- a CDS encoding YdcF family protein: protein MFELKKLITAMILPPFNILILWGLSLILAKFNFKKLSRISTALGFSLLYLLSIPYTAQVLKDSLITEDHLTLQDYQQAQAIVLLGGGLRDSKELYAPLASTAIQLERLRYAAFLQKETHLPLLITGASPTGAIEAKIAAEELQNFFNVPTKWIEPKALTTKENALFTKQILEKEGIHKIILVTNEWHMQRAKLLFQQQGFDVLPASVGEGITPDSYGLNMMHFIPQGGAITKNMQLLKEWIGYWKER, encoded by the coding sequence ATGTTTGAATTGAAAAAACTCATTACCGCTATGATTCTTCCCCCATTTAATATTTTAATTTTATGGGGGCTGTCTCTTATTCTAGCTAAATTCAATTTTAAAAAATTAAGCCGAATTTCGACCGCACTTGGTTTCTCACTACTCTATCTTTTAAGTATCCCTTACACCGCACAAGTACTTAAAGATAGCCTCATCACTGAAGATCATTTAACACTGCAAGATTACCAACAAGCTCAAGCGATCGTTTTACTTGGCGGTGGTTTGCGTGATAGCAAAGAACTTTATGCGCCATTAGCTTCAACTGCTATTCAACTTGAACGCTTACGCTATGCAGCATTCTTGCAAAAAGAAACGCACTTGCCATTATTAATTACAGGGGCAAGTCCAACTGGCGCCATTGAGGCAAAAATCGCCGCCGAAGAACTCCAAAACTTCTTTAATGTGCCAACCAAATGGATTGAACCTAAAGCACTTACTACTAAAGAAAATGCGCTTTTCACCAAGCAGATATTGGAAAAAGAAGGTATTCATAAAATTATTTTAGTCACTAATGAATGGCATATGCAACGTGCAAAATTATTATTCCAACAACAAGGCTTTGATGTATTACCTGCAAGTGTAGGTGAAGGAATTACGCCCGACAGTTACGGACTCAATATGATGCATTTTATTCCGCAAGGTGGCGCAATTACGAAAAATATGCAATTACTCAAAGAGTGGATTGGATATTGGAAAGAGCGCTAA
- a CDS encoding SirB2 family protein: MLVYLHIVCAFLSLGLLIIRGGMQLSGKDWRAIKLLKILPHLVDTLLIASGLTIFFLVGYQLQSWLIMKIIMLVLYIFFSAKYFSRKATNPNNAFLAFAVLSFLGAIFFAYQPDFMVS, translated from the coding sequence ATGTTAGTTTATTTGCACATTGTTTGTGCATTTTTAAGTTTAGGATTATTAATTATCCGTGGGGGAATGCAATTAAGTGGGAAAGATTGGCGAGCGATTAAACTGCTAAAAATTTTACCGCACTTAGTTGATACACTTTTAATTGCCAGTGGCTTAACGATTTTCTTCTTGGTCGGTTATCAGTTACAAAGCTGGCTCATCATGAAAATCATCATGCTTGTGCTTTATATCTTCTTCTCGGCTAAATATTTTAGTCGCAAAGCTACAAATCCAAATAATGCATTTCTGGCATTTGCTGTATTAAGTTTCTTGGGCGCAATTTTCTTTGCTTACCAACCAGACTTCATGGTAAGTTAA
- a CDS encoding NAD(P)H-dependent oxidoreductase has translation MNQITREQMLQVFENRCSTRYYDPNKKISQEDFAAILEFARLSPSSVGSEPWQFLVIQNKALRDKLKPFSWGMQYQLDDCSHLVVILAKKNARYDSAFFRDVAVRRGLQGEQLEKALEKYKGLQEVEMKTAESERALFDWTSKQTYIALANMLTGAAAIGVDSCPIEGFNYDKMNEVLAAEGLFDPNEWGVSVAATFGYRARDITKKSRRPIEEIVTWVE, from the coding sequence ATGAATCAAATTACACGCGAACAAATGCTTCAAGTATTCGAAAATCGCTGTTCAACACGTTATTACGATCCGAATAAAAAAATTAGCCAAGAAGATTTCGCAGCAATTTTAGAATTTGCTCGTTTATCACCAAGCTCCGTTGGTTCTGAGCCATGGCAATTCTTAGTTATTCAAAATAAAGCATTACGCGATAAGCTCAAACCTTTTAGCTGGGGCATGCAATATCAATTAGATGATTGCAGCCATTTAGTCGTCATTCTTGCGAAGAAAAATGCTCGTTATGACTCTGCTTTCTTTCGTGATGTTGCGGTGCGGAGAGGTTTACAAGGCGAGCAATTAGAAAAAGCCTTGGAAAAATATAAAGGCTTACAAGAAGTTGAAATGAAAACAGCAGAAAGCGAGCGTGCATTATTTGACTGGACAAGCAAACAAACCTACATTGCATTAGCCAATATGCTAACGGGTGCTGCCGCTATCGGTGTAGATTCTTGCCCTATTGAAGGCTTTAACTATGATAAAATGAATGAAGTTTTAGCCGCTGAAGGTCTCTTTGATCCAAATGAATGGGGTGTATCCGTGGCCGCAACATTTGGTTATCGTGCGAGAGACATTACCAAAAAATCTCGTCGACCAATTGAAGAAATCGTCACTTGGGTTGAATAA
- the yciH gene encoding stress response translation initiation inhibitor YciH, with amino-acid sequence MTESTLVYSTEVDRIKAQKQPVQRPKGDGVVRIQKQTSGRKGAGVSVITGLDLSDDELKKLAAELKKRCGCGGSVKDGNIEIQGEKRDLLKQLLEQKGFKVKLAGG; translated from the coding sequence ACCGAAGTTGATCGAATTAAAGCGCAAAAGCAGCCGGTACAACGCCCTAAAGGTGATGGAGTGGTTCGTATACAAAAACAAACTAGTGGTCGAAAAGGCGCAGGCGTTTCAGTGATTACTGGGCTAGATTTATCAGATGATGAATTGAAAAAGTTAGCGGCTGAACTTAAAAAGCGTTGTGGTTGTGGTGGTTCAGTTAAAGACGGCAATATTGAGATTCAAGGCGAAAAACGTGATTTACTTAAACAACTTTTAGAACAAAAAGGGTTTAAAGTAAAATTAGCGGGTGGCTAA